AGGGAGAGTTCGAGGGTTTGGACGCCCGTTTCGAGCTTCCCGACTGGCGGCCCGACTTCGGCGAGATCGCCAAGCACCAGAGCGCAGGCGCGATAGCGGTCGGCGCGCGCGAGGTGCTGATAGCATTCAACGTCGAGTTGGCGACCGGCGATCTCGCCCTCGCCAAGCGCATCGCGCGTCACTTGCGCGAGCGCGACGGCGGCCTGCGCTCGCTTAAGGTCCTGGGGTTACCCCTGCGCGACGGGGTCGTGCAGATTTCGCTCAACGTCACGAACTACCGCGCAACGCCGCTCTACCGTATCGTCGAAACGATCCGCGCACTGGCAAGACAAGCGGGCGTCGAGGTGCTGCGCTCGGAACTTATCGGGTGTCTTCCGTACGCCGCCGTCGAAGACAGCGCACGCTATTATTTGGAAGCTTCCGGAGGAGAACGCCTGTGAACGACACGCATCCTCACCACACGCCGCTGACCAGCGCCCAAGTAGAGAATCACCCGCTCGTCGACGACGTCAATGCAATGCACCACGAACGGCTCTCGCCGATCGAACGCACGTGCAAGAAAATTGCCGACGCCACCGGGGCGCCGCTGGCTTTAATGCTCGCGATCGTCATCCAAGTCGTTTGGGTGACGGTCGGGATAGCGACGCGCTGGGATCCGTTCCCCTTCGTCTTTCTGCTGACTGTCTCGAACGTGATCCAATTGATCCTGATCTTCGTCATCTCAGTCGCACAAAAGCAGCAAAGTCAGCACGACGAGATTCGCGCCGAAGCAGACCACGATTCGATCTCACGGTTGCTCTACCACCAGCAATTTCAGGACCAAATTCTTTTGCGCTTGGCGGAGCGCACGGGCTGCGACGTCAGCGACCTGCAGGCGACCGTCAAAACGCTCCTCGCACCGGCCACAGCCTAATGAAGTTTTCAGCCGCTTTCGCGTTAGCCGTTGCGCTGGTCACGCCCGTTATTTCGCACGCGCAGGGCACGCGCGCCGGTATCGGCGACAGCGGCATCTTTCAAACCAAACTCGCCAACGGTCTCAAAGTGATTGTGGTTGAGGATCACGCCGCACCGGTCGTGCACACGGCGGTCTGGTACAGATTCGGTTCGCTCGACGAGACGCCCGGGAAGACGGGCCTCGCGCACGCGCTCGAACACATGATGTTTCGCGGAACGAATGCGATGTCGTCCGGCGGCCTCGACGACGTCGTTGCGCGCCTGGGCGCGCAGATGAACGGCCAGACCGATTACGATTACACGCAGTTCGTCTTCGACATGCCGGCCGACCGCGTTGCCGTAGCCTTACAGATCGAAGCCGATCGCATGCAGCATGCCTCGCTCGCACCCGATGAATGGTCAATCGAACGTCGCGCGGTGCTGAATGAAATCGACGGAGACGACAGCTCGCCGTTCTATAATTTGCTTTCCCGCGTTCGGGCCGCCGCTTACCCCGATTCGCCCGCCGGCCGCACACCGGCCGGCGTTCGCGCCGATGTGGCAAAGGCGAGCGCCGCCGACATTCGCCGGTACTACGAGGAGTGGTACGCGCCGGGAAATGCCGCGCTCGTCGTCGCCGGCGACGTCAATCACAACACGATTTTTGCGATGGCGCGCAAATATTTCGGCGCGATTCCGGCGCATGCGGTGCCGGTACGCGCCGCGGTTCACCCGCAAGCCGCACAAGGGCAATCCGTCGAGGCCGAGTTCCCGTTTCCGTTTGAAGTTGTCGATCTCGCCTATGCGGTTCCGGGGGACACCGAGCCGGGCGAACCGGCGGTCAGCACGTTGGCGTCGCTGATTCCCAACGAACGCGGGCCTTTCTACCAGGCGCTGGTGGAATCGAATATTGCGCTCGAGCTTAACGCCAGCGCCGACACGCAACTGCGCGGCGGACTGATGCATGTCTACATCGTCATGAACGGCGGACACAGCGGCGCCGAGGCCGTCCAAGTGTTCCAAAGCGTGATGGACGGCATCTTAAAAAACGGATTCAGTGCCGACCTCGTTACCGCGGCCAAACGCGCGACGATCGCCGAACGTACCTTCAGCGCCGATTCGATCGGCGGCTACGGTGATTTGGCAGGCTACACCTACGGAATCGTCGGCGAGCGCGATCGCGACGAAGATATGCGGCTGGCCGCGCTCACGCCGGCCGATTTGCTGAACATTGCAAAGAAATATTTGGCAAAGCCGACCGTCATCGGTCATCTGACGCCCAACGAGAAACCTACGTCCCGATCGTCGCAAAAAAGTGATGCGGCCAACTCCGATGACTTCAGCGGGCGCACGCCCAGCGGCCCGATCGTCGAGCCCGAGGCGATTCGCGCACAGCTGCGTCAGCCCAGTACGGCTCGCAGCAAGCTCGCGCCCGTGCGGTTTACGCTGGCAAACGGGTTGACGGTGATCGTTCAGGAAAAACACGATCGCCCCACGATTTACATTCGCGGCGAAATCGATTCGTCGCCGGCCTTCGCGCCCGCGGGCCAAGAAGGGATCGCTCGGCTCGCATCGATCGTCGCGCCGTTCGGCAGCGAGCATTACGACTTCACTCAGCTGCGCAAGATTACCGATGACATTGGCGCCTCGATCGATCTTGGAGAAACGTTCACCGCGCAAGGCTACTCCCAGGACTTCGAAACGCTGCTCGGCTTGCTTGCCGACGGCGAAGAGCACCCGGCCTTTCCGGAACGCTGGCTCTCGCTGGAGCGCAGCCAACTTGCAAATACCGTGCAGATGGAAGGAAGTATCTCCGGCCGTTTGGTCACACAGACATACTTGCAGAATCTGCTCGCGCCCGACGATC
This Candidatus Rubrimentiphilum sp. DNA region includes the following protein-coding sequences:
- the ftcD gene encoding glutamate formimidoyltransferase, whose translation is MKYLECVPNISEGRDPATVAACIAAVEAAGARVIDQTSDPVHNRSVLTLVGSYESLRDAAPALAAVTVERIDLRTHRGVHPRIGALDVLPFIPLRGATMDDAVALARETAAAIWERLRVPSFLYGEAAATPLRRNLTKVREGEFEGLDARFELPDWRPDFGEIAKHQSAGAIAVGAREVLIAFNVELATGDLALAKRIARHLRERDGGLRSLKVLGLPLRDGVVQISLNVTNYRATPLYRIVETIRALARQAGVEVLRSELIGCLPYAAVEDSARYYLEASGGERL
- a CDS encoding DUF1003 domain-containing protein, whose protein sequence is MNDTHPHHTPLTSAQVENHPLVDDVNAMHHERLSPIERTCKKIADATGAPLALMLAIVIQVVWVTVGIATRWDPFPFVFLLTVSNVIQLILIFVISVAQKQQSQHDEIRAEADHDSISRLLYHQQFQDQILLRLAERTGCDVSDLQATVKTLLAPATA
- a CDS encoding pitrilysin family protein yields the protein MKFSAAFALAVALVTPVISHAQGTRAGIGDSGIFQTKLANGLKVIVVEDHAAPVVHTAVWYRFGSLDETPGKTGLAHALEHMMFRGTNAMSSGGLDDVVARLGAQMNGQTDYDYTQFVFDMPADRVAVALQIEADRMQHASLAPDEWSIERRAVLNEIDGDDSSPFYNLLSRVRAAAYPDSPAGRTPAGVRADVAKASAADIRRYYEEWYAPGNAALVVAGDVNHNTIFAMARKYFGAIPAHAVPVRAAVHPQAAQGQSVEAEFPFPFEVVDLAYAVPGDTEPGEPAVSTLASLIPNERGPFYQALVESNIALELNASADTQLRGGLMHVYIVMNGGHSGAEAVQVFQSVMDGILKNGFSADLVTAAKRATIAERTFSADSIGGYGDLAGYTYGIVGERDRDEDMRLAALTPADLLNIAKKYLAKPTVIGHLTPNEKPTSRSSQKSDAANSDDFSGRTPSGPIVEPEAIRAQLRQPSTARSKLAPVRFTLANGLTVIVQEKHDRPTIYIRGEIDSSPAFAPAGQEGIARLASIVAPFGSEHYDFTQLRKITDDIGASIDLGETFTAQGYSQDFETLLGLLADGEEHPAFPERWLSLERSQLANTVQMEGSISGRLVTQTYLQNLLAPDDPSLRLASPLTVAAITRGDLLSYTQRYWRPDLTTIAIVGDVTPARARSAVEAAFGSWTNSGAKPSVALPPLPAAHAGHAYIGTDANQVFIQLGQPAVARTSPDYHAFTLLTEIIAGGGYFESRLWQELRQKRGLVYNVSSEIKSDKDRGDFEIDMSVLPGNVSSAIAIVREQLNRLRSQPVSVSELDDAKTRLVSSALLSEASARGQLNEILDLAQNDLPDDYFATLQARYANITPADIQRVAQKYLRPDQLIQIFAGPAGPWGDHAI